Proteins encoded in a region of the Lathamus discolor isolate bLatDis1 chromosome Z, bLatDis1.hap1, whole genome shotgun sequence genome:
- the LOC136005308 gene encoding cyclin-dependent kinase 4 inhibitor B-like, with product MDSTTADELANAAARGDLQRLRELLDGAADPNAVNSYGRTPIQVMMLGSPRVAELLLQRGADPNRPDPRTGCLPAHDAARAGFLETLAALHRAGARLDLPDGSGRLPLDVAAGGPHGPVARFLLHPPPRA from the exons ATGGACAGCACGACGGCGGACGAGTTGGCCAACGCCGCCGCCCGCGGCGACCTGCAGCGCCTACGGGAGCTGCTGGACGGCGCGGCAGACCCCAACGCCGTCAACTCCTACGGCCGGACCCCCATCCAG GTGATGATGCTGGGCAGCCCGCGGGTggcggagctgctgctgcagcgcgGCGCCGACCCCAACCGCCCGGACCCGCGCACCGGCTGCCTCCCGGCTCACGACGCGGCCCGCGCCGGCTTCCTGGAGACGCTGGCGGCGCTGCACCGCGCCGGGGCGCGCCTCGACCTGCCCGATGGCAGCGGCCGCCTCCCCCTCGACGTGGCGGCGGGGGGCCCGCACGGACCCGTGGCCCGGTTCCTCCTCCACCCGCCGCCGCGCGCCTAG